The following coding sequences are from one Nilaparvata lugens isolate BPH chromosome 4, ASM1435652v1, whole genome shotgun sequence window:
- the LOC111045038 gene encoding cytochrome P450 6B7: MLGLIVTGVLGGLIIYFINMYVKRSQSYWKEKGVPFLPPGSILFGNMSDVVLRKASMGENLIKIYRELDGQKFGGYFQFQTPVLMIRDPELINYFLIKDFGHFHDRNMPTSEDFDLMGSSLASLTGQRWRSLRYKMTPTFTSGKLKRMFSQIVSCSDAIIDHVSTLPRGEAVEVRDLMFKFTINVIGSVAFGLQIDSHKAVDGRNKVFIDMSKRFFKPSMIQFLKFFLRMSYPRLMEALGMRMNDPEMNEFFSTLVADIIRLRQAEEKDAKSSNKKRDDFLQLMMDIRKSSKNKDEAAPKSNVKEEQMEAEDHALLDQFKHVPNDGKQAYDIEMTDEIMTSQAFIFIAGGSETTAAVLQFALFEMAHKPEVLAKVHQEIDEFTAGGQFTYEAVRDMKYLENVLNETLRLHPPGSILARFCTESYKIPGTDIVLEKGSQINVPVIGIHLDPKYFPQPEEFIPERFDKEMPKGVFFPFGGGPRICIAMRLAMLQMKIFLARLLMRYSVTLSDKTTVPLKLMSDSIVQHVKGGVWLHFEPRKL, encoded by the coding sequence ATGCTCGGGCTGATAGTGACAGGGGTCCTTGGTGGGTTGATAATCTATTTCATCAACATGTATGTAAAACGATCTCAGAGCTACTGGAAAGAAAAAGGCGTGCCCTTCCTACCACCAGGATCGATCCTCTTCGGAAATATGAGTGATGTGGTTCTAAGGAAGGCCAGCATGGGTGAGAACCTCATCAAAATCTATAGAGAGCTGGATGGTCAAAAATTCGGcggatatttccaatttcaAACACCTGTGCTGATGATACGGGATCCTGAGctcataaattattttctcatcaaAGACTTTGGCCATTTCCATGATCGCAACATGCCCACCAGTGAGGACTTTGATCTGATGGGGAGCAGCCTGGCCAGTCTAACGGGCCAACGCTGGAGGTCTCTCAGGTACAAGATGACCCCGACCTTCACATCCGGCAAACTCAAGAGGATGTTCTCGCAGATCGTGAGCTGCTCGGATGCCATCATCGACCACGTGTCGACTCTGCCGAGGGGCGAGGCTGTCGAGGTGCGCGATCTCATGTTCAAGTTCACCATCAACGTGATTGGATCGGTTGCCTTCGGACTTCAGATAGACTCGCATAAAGCAGTCGACGGCAGAAACAAGGTGTTCATAGACATGAGCAAACGCTTCTTCAAACCATCCATGATACAATTCCTCAAGTTCTTCCTACGCATGTCCTATCCTCGTTTAATGGAGGCACTGGGTATGAGAATGAATGACCCAGAAATGAATGAGTTCTTCTCGACGCTGGTAGCTGACATCATACGACTTCGCCAAGCTGAGGAGAAGGATGCCAAGAGCAGCAATAAGAAACGAGATGACTTTCTGCAGTTGATGATGGATATTCGCAAAAGTAGCAAGAACAAGGATGAGGCAGCACCAAAGTCCAACGTCAAAGAGGAACAAATGGAGGCTGAAGATCATGCACTCTTGGACCAGTTTAAGCATGTACCAAATGACGGAAAACAGGCTTACGACATAGAAATGACAGATGAAATAATGACGTCACAGGCATTCATATTCATAGCAGGCGGCTCAGAGACAACAGCAGCAGTACTGCAGTTTGCACTCTTCGAGATGGCACACAAACCGGAAGTTCTGGCAAAAGTGCATCAGGAGATTGACGAGTTTACAGCAGGCGGACAATTCACCTACGAAGCTGTCAGGGACATGAAGTACTTGGAGAACGTTCTGAATGAGACTCTCAGACTGCATCCACCAGGCTCCATTCTAGCGCGATTCTGCACAGAAAGCTACAAGATACCGGGCACCGATATAGTGCTGGAGAAGGGCAGTCAGATCAATGTGCCGGTTATCGGCATTCACTTGGATCCCAAGTACTTTCCGCAGCCTGAAGAGTTCATTCCCGAGAGATTTGACAAGGAAATGCCGAAAGGTGTGTTCTTCCCGTTCGGAGGTGGACCCAGGATTTGCATTGCAATGCGGTTGGCCATGTTGCAGATGAAAATATTCCTTGCTCGCCTGCTGATGAGGTACTCGGTCACTTTGAGCGACAAAACTACAGTTCCACTGAAATTGATGAGTGATTCTATTGTACAGCATGTCAAAGGTGGTGTTTGGCTGCACTTCGAGCCAAGAAAATTATAG